The Chloroflexota bacterium genome segment GCGCGACTCGCCCATTCCATCTGCCGGCGATCCCTTCCCTTTCTTTCCCGCTCCGGTGTACAGTATTGCCGAGGAGGAGGTGGCTGCGTGAAGAAATTTAAGATCGTCGTCGAGCGGCATCCCGGCGGATACATCGCCTATCCCCTTGGACTCAAGGGCATCGTCATCGGCGAAGGCGACACCAAGAAGCAAGCCCTGGCCGATGTCAGGTCCGCCATCCGCTTTCATGTCGAGACCTTCGGCTCTGACGTCA includes the following:
- a CDS encoding type II toxin-antitoxin system HicB family antitoxin, whose product is MKKFKIVVERHPGGYIAYPLGLKGIVIGEGDTKKQALADVRSAIRFHVETFGSDVIADSDAAVLEAFVTEATVAV